From the genome of Yersinia enterocolitica, one region includes:
- a CDS encoding lysophospholipid transporter LplT codes for MSQQALSDKPLLSRGMIAVLGAQFFSAFGDNALLFATLALIKQQLYPDWSQPILQMAFVATYIILAPFVGQVADSFAKGRVMMVANGLKLAGALVICFGLNPFLGYSLVGVGAAAYSPAKYGILGEITSGEQLVKANGMMEASTIAAILLGSVAGGVLADWHLIAALSVCALVYAIAVVANLFIPHLAAARTGSSWRPRAMTGSFFAACRILWRDGETRFSLAGTSLFWGAGVTLRFLLVLWVPVALGIADNGTPTLLNAMVAIGIVIGAGAAARFVTLKTVKRCLPAGVLIGVVVAAFSLQHSMPMAYLLLIIIGILGGFFVVPLNALLQERGKQSVGAGNAIAVQNLGENTAMLLMLGLYSVVVKLGAPVVAVGVGFGVLFALAIALLWGWQWQQLRRKAAK; via the coding sequence ATGAGTCAGCAAGCATTGTCAGATAAGCCTTTGCTCTCCAGAGGAATGATCGCTGTACTTGGCGCTCAGTTTTTCTCAGCTTTTGGTGATAATGCACTGCTTTTTGCCACCTTGGCATTAATTAAGCAGCAGTTATATCCCGACTGGAGCCAGCCTATCTTGCAAATGGCCTTTGTGGCCACTTATATCATCCTGGCTCCGTTTGTCGGGCAAGTGGCTGATAGCTTTGCCAAAGGGCGTGTGATGATGGTCGCGAATGGCCTGAAGTTGGCTGGTGCATTAGTTATCTGTTTTGGTCTGAATCCATTTCTTGGTTACAGCCTGGTTGGCGTCGGGGCCGCGGCTTATTCACCAGCTAAATATGGCATCTTGGGAGAAATCACTTCCGGCGAGCAGTTGGTTAAAGCCAACGGTATGATGGAGGCATCAACTATTGCGGCTATTTTACTCGGTTCAGTCGCCGGTGGGGTGCTGGCTGATTGGCATCTGATCGCGGCATTGAGTGTCTGTGCGCTGGTGTATGCCATTGCGGTGGTGGCTAATCTATTTATCCCACATCTGGCTGCTGCCCGAACCGGCAGCTCATGGCGGCCACGGGCCATGACCGGCAGTTTTTTTGCCGCATGCCGCATTCTGTGGCGGGATGGCGAAACTCGCTTCTCACTGGCGGGGACCAGCCTGTTCTGGGGCGCAGGGGTCACGTTGCGCTTCCTGCTGGTGCTATGGGTGCCGGTAGCATTGGGGATTGCCGATAACGGCACCCCGACGCTGTTAAATGCCATGGTGGCGATTGGGATTGTGATTGGCGCGGGTGCTGCGGCACGTTTCGTGACACTTAAAACAGTAAAACGCTGTTTACCGGCGGGGGTATTAATTGGTGTGGTGGTGGCGGCATTCTCACTGCAACACAGTATGCCAATGGCCTATTTACTGTTGATTATTATCGGGATCTTAGGCGGTTTCTTTGTCGTACCGCTCAATGCCTTGTTACAAGAGCGCGGCAAACAAAGTGTGGGCGCCGGGAATGCCATTGCAGTGCAAAATCTGGGTGAGAATACCGCAATGTTGTTGATGCTGGGGCTGTACTCGGTGGTAGTAAAGCTGGGTGCGCCGGTCGTCGCGGTTGGCGTTGGTTTCGGTGTGCTCTTCGCGCTGGCGATTGCGTTGCTATGGGGCTGGCAGTGGCAGCAACTGCGCCGTAAAGCGGCTAAATGA
- a CDS encoding NADP(H)-dependent aldo-keto reductase — protein sequence MQYHRIPHSSLEVSLLGLGTMTFGEQNSEADAHAQLDYAVAAGINLIDTAEMYPVPPRPATQGLTEQYIGNWIKARGERDKIILASKVSGPSRGSDQPIRPNMALDRKNIRIALEDSLRRLNTDYLDIYQLHWPQRETNCFGKLNYRYSEHTAVVTLLETLEALNEQVRAGKIRYIGVSNETPWGVMRYLQLAEKHDLPRIVSIQNPYSLLNRSFEVGLAEISQHEGIELLAYSSLAFGTLSGKYLNGAKPTGARNTLFSRFTRYTGPQSELAVAEYVALAKRHGLDPAQMALAFVRQQPFVASTLLGATTLEQLKSNIDSQNVVLEQEVLNALEEIHTRFTFPAP from the coding sequence ATGCAATATCATCGTATCCCCCACAGTTCATTAGAAGTCAGCCTGCTGGGTCTGGGCACCATGACATTTGGTGAACAAAATAGTGAAGCCGATGCCCATGCGCAACTGGATTACGCCGTTGCGGCCGGTATTAACTTGATCGATACCGCAGAAATGTACCCAGTGCCCCCAAGGCCAGCAACCCAAGGGTTAACTGAGCAATACATTGGTAACTGGATAAAAGCACGCGGTGAGCGTGACAAAATCATTTTAGCCAGTAAAGTCTCCGGGCCATCACGCGGCAGCGATCAACCGATTCGCCCCAATATGGCACTGGACCGGAAAAATATCCGCATCGCGTTGGAAGATAGCCTTAGACGCCTCAATACTGATTATCTCGATATTTATCAGTTACATTGGCCACAACGTGAAACCAACTGTTTTGGTAAATTGAATTATCGCTACAGCGAACATACTGCAGTGGTCACCTTGCTTGAAACACTGGAAGCCCTGAACGAGCAGGTGCGGGCAGGGAAAATCCGTTATATCGGTGTATCAAATGAGACCCCATGGGGGGTGATGCGCTATCTGCAACTGGCAGAAAAACATGATTTACCGCGTATTGTCTCAATACAGAACCCCTACAGCCTGCTTAACCGCAGCTTTGAAGTTGGTTTGGCCGAGATAAGCCAACATGAAGGCATTGAGCTATTGGCTTATTCCAGCCTGGCCTTCGGCACCCTGAGCGGCAAATACCTTAATGGCGCAAAACCTACCGGCGCACGGAATACATTGTTCAGCCGTTTTACACGTTATACCGGGCCACAATCCGAGTTAGCGGTAGCGGAATATGTGGCACTGGCAAAACGTCATGGGCTGGACCCCGCACAGATGGCGCTGGCTTTCGTTCGCCAGCAACCGTTTGTGGCCAGTACACTGTTAGGTGCAACCACACTGGAACAACTGAAAAGTAATATTGATAGCCAGAATGTCGTTCTGGAGCAGGAGGTGCTTAATGCATTGGAAGAAATCCACACCCGCTTTACCTTCCCTGCACCTTAA
- a CDS encoding TerC family protein, with product MFEWVADPNAWLALGTLTILEIVLGIDNIIFLSLVVAKLPKAQQNRARRIGLAGAMLMRLALLASIAWVIRLTEPLFTVAGHGVSMRDLILLLGGLFLIWKASKEIHETIEGSDTEHTSNVSSFFAAIVQIMLLDIIFSLDSVITAVGLSDHLFIMMAAVVISVGVMMFAARPIGEFVNRHPSVKMLALSFLILVGFTLMLESFQIHIPKGYIYFAMFFSMGVETLNLMRGKKSKPTDKKTSTQ from the coding sequence ATGTTTGAATGGGTTGCCGATCCAAATGCCTGGTTGGCGCTAGGCACGCTGACTATCCTGGAGATTGTTCTTGGGATAGACAATATTATTTTCCTCTCTTTGGTGGTCGCAAAATTACCTAAAGCGCAACAAAACAGAGCCCGCCGTATTGGCTTGGCTGGGGCCATGTTAATGCGTCTCGCATTACTTGCTTCTATTGCCTGGGTTATCCGCCTGACCGAACCTCTGTTTACAGTGGCAGGCCACGGTGTCTCTATGCGGGACTTGATCCTGTTGTTAGGGGGGCTGTTCCTTATCTGGAAAGCCAGCAAGGAAATTCATGAAACCATTGAGGGGAGCGATACTGAACACACCAGTAATGTCAGCTCTTTCTTTGCGGCTATCGTGCAAATTATGCTGTTGGATATCATCTTTAGTCTGGATTCAGTGATAACAGCAGTTGGGCTGTCAGATCATCTGTTTATTATGATGGCTGCCGTGGTTATTTCTGTTGGCGTGATGATGTTTGCTGCCAGACCAATTGGTGAGTTTGTTAATCGCCATCCATCAGTCAAAATGCTGGCGCTCTCTTTCCTGATATTGGTCGGCTTCACGCTGATGTTGGAAAGTTTCCAGATCCACATTCCAAAAGGCTACATTTACTTCGCTATGTTCTTCTCAATGGGGGTTGAAACCCTGAATTTGATGCGCGGAAAAAAGAGTAAGCCAACTGATAAAAAAACATCTACTCAATAG
- a CDS encoding DNA mismatch repair endonuclease MutH → MSVYSLPPAPPTDEHQLFQRAQALSGFTLGELAARAQWVIPADLKRVKGWVGMLLEFYLGASAGSKPEQDFADIGIELKTIPISAQGKPLETTFVCVAPLTGNSGITWESSHVRHKLARVLWVPVEGERQIPLAERRVGAPLLWSPNAQEEELLRRDWEELMDLIVLGKVETITARHGEVLQLRPKAANSRALTEAIGEKGQPIMTLPRGFYLKKTFTGPMLARHFLL, encoded by the coding sequence TCAAGCTTTGTCAGGTTTTACCCTTGGCGAATTGGCAGCGCGTGCTCAATGGGTTATTCCGGCGGACTTAAAGCGGGTAAAAGGTTGGGTTGGTATGTTGCTGGAGTTTTATTTGGGGGCCAGTGCTGGCAGTAAACCTGAACAGGACTTTGCCGACATCGGCATTGAGCTGAAAACCATACCTATCAGCGCTCAGGGCAAACCATTGGAGACCACCTTTGTTTGTGTCGCCCCCCTGACCGGCAACAGTGGCATCACTTGGGAAAGCAGTCATGTGCGGCATAAACTGGCCCGAGTATTGTGGGTACCCGTAGAAGGAGAGCGGCAGATCCCGCTCGCGGAACGTAGAGTCGGCGCGCCTTTATTATGGAGCCCGAATGCGCAAGAAGAAGAACTACTGCGGCGTGACTGGGAAGAGTTAATGGACCTTATCGTTCTTGGCAAAGTAGAAACCATCACCGCTCGCCACGGTGAGGTACTCCAATTGCGCCCGAAGGCCGCCAATAGCCGTGCGTTAACTGAAGCCATCGGTGAAAAAGGGCAACCGATCATGACACTACCCCGTGGTTTTTATCTGAAAAAGACCTTTACTGGCCCGATGCTGGCCCGTCATTTCTTGTTGTAA